A portion of the Halobacillus ihumii genome contains these proteins:
- a CDS encoding TerC family protein: MILTFVVGSFFYKKRRVNQNMDAQLLIEYGWVLLVLVGLEGILAADNALVLAIMVKHLPPEKRKKALFYGLLGAFLLRFGSLFVISFLVDVWQVQALGAAYLLFISGKHLYDKWKDKGRNEPDPDEVEVDTEGKGKGFWMTVLKVELADLAFAVDSILAAVALAVALPETPLPPVGSLDGGQFAVILTGGMIGIIIMRFAANYFVKLLKSRPGLEVAAFIIVGWVGVKLAVSTLAHPSIQVLDEHFAHSTTWKLFFYSVLVLIAVGGWFLSGKKKEPEKQDQTG; this comes from the coding sequence ATGATCCTTACCTTTGTGGTGGGATCATTTTTTTATAAAAAAAGGAGAGTAAATCAAAATATGGATGCTCAATTACTGATTGAATATGGCTGGGTATTACTTGTTCTTGTTGGGTTAGAAGGTATTCTAGCTGCTGATAACGCTCTAGTTCTAGCTATTATGGTAAAACACTTGCCACCAGAAAAAAGGAAAAAGGCATTATTTTACGGGTTATTAGGTGCCTTTCTTCTACGCTTTGGTTCGTTATTTGTCATTTCGTTTCTCGTTGATGTCTGGCAAGTCCAGGCGCTTGGGGCCGCCTACTTGCTGTTTATATCTGGTAAACACTTGTATGATAAATGGAAAGATAAAGGCAGGAATGAACCAGATCCTGATGAAGTAGAGGTAGATACAGAGGGTAAAGGAAAAGGCTTCTGGATGACTGTTTTAAAAGTTGAACTGGCTGATTTGGCCTTCGCTGTCGATTCCATTTTAGCTGCTGTTGCGCTGGCCGTAGCATTGCCGGAAACGCCGTTACCACCAGTTGGGAGCCTGGATGGCGGACAGTTTGCTGTTATCTTGACCGGCGGTATGATCGGAATCATTATTATGCGTTTCGCGGCTAACTATTTCGTGAAACTCCTTAAATCCCGACCAGGCCTTGAGGTGGCTGCCTTTATTATAGTCGGCTGGGTAGGGGTGAAACTGGCTGTCTCCACACTAGCCCACCCTAGTATTCAAGTGTTGGATGAGCATTTTGCCCATTCAACAACATGGAAGCTTTTCTTCTACTCTGTCCTCGTATTGATTGCGGTTGGAGGATGGTTTTTATCAGGTAAGAAAAAAGAACCAGAAAAGCAAGATCAAACCGGTTAA
- the pepT gene encoding peptidase T, producing the protein MKEQLLKRFTSYVKIDTQSNESNEQCPSTEGQLVLANQLVEELKEIGMDEVTIDENGYVMATLPANVDKDLPVIGFLAHVDTARDFTGKDVRPQIVENYDGGDIQLNEEVVLSPVDFEELLTYKGHTLVTTDGTTLLGADNKAGVAEIMTAMQYLINHPEVKHGKIRVAFTPDEEIGRGPHLFDVKRFGAEFAYTVDGGPLGELQYESFNAADARITFYGNSVHPGTAKGKMVNASKLAMEFVEQLPKQDAPEFTAEYEGFYHLVSFEGDVEKAQLYYLVRDFNKQKFEAKKQKLDSIAAQISDKYGEHRVNLKVHDQYYNMGDKIEPKKEIVDVAHQAMTNLSIEPIVQPIRGGTDGSQLSYMGLPTPNLFTGGENFHGKYEYVSLDNMVKSTQVIVEICRLFSEGTRN; encoded by the coding sequence ATGAAGGAGCAATTGTTGAAGCGGTTTACAAGTTACGTGAAGATCGACACACAATCAAATGAATCCAATGAGCAGTGTCCTTCTACGGAGGGGCAGCTAGTGCTTGCTAATCAATTGGTAGAGGAACTCAAGGAGATTGGAATGGATGAGGTCACCATCGATGAAAATGGGTATGTAATGGCTACACTTCCTGCTAACGTTGACAAAGACCTCCCTGTTATTGGTTTTTTAGCGCATGTAGATACAGCAAGAGATTTTACTGGGAAAGACGTCCGCCCTCAAATCGTTGAGAATTATGATGGCGGTGATATTCAGTTAAATGAGGAAGTAGTGCTATCCCCTGTAGATTTTGAAGAACTTCTTACATACAAAGGACATACTTTAGTGACGACAGATGGTACTACTTTGCTAGGTGCGGACAACAAAGCTGGTGTGGCGGAGATAATGACAGCGATGCAGTATCTTATCAATCATCCTGAAGTGAAACATGGTAAGATACGGGTTGCTTTTACTCCTGACGAGGAAATTGGAAGAGGACCTCATTTATTTGATGTAAAACGATTTGGTGCAGAGTTTGCGTATACCGTAGACGGCGGGCCATTAGGTGAACTGCAGTATGAAAGTTTTAACGCAGCTGATGCGAGGATCACTTTTTATGGCAACAGTGTTCATCCAGGGACGGCAAAAGGCAAAATGGTGAATGCTTCGAAGCTTGCGATGGAGTTTGTTGAACAGCTCCCGAAGCAAGACGCCCCTGAGTTTACCGCTGAATATGAAGGCTTTTATCACCTTGTTTCTTTTGAGGGAGATGTTGAGAAAGCTCAGTTATACTATTTAGTTCGGGATTTTAATAAACAAAAATTTGAAGCGAAGAAGCAAAAACTGGATTCGATTGCTGCACAAATCAGTGACAAATATGGAGAGCATCGTGTCAATTTAAAGGTTCATGATCAATATTATAATATGGGCGATAAAATTGAACCCAAAAAAGAGATTGTGGATGTGGCGCACCAGGCGATGACAAATCTTTCTATTGAACCGATTGTCCAGCCGATTAGAGGGGGCACTGACGGTTCACAGCTTTCCTACATGGGGCTGCCTACGCCGAACCTGTTTACTGGCGGTGAAAATTTTCATGGTAAATATGAGTACGTTTCATTAGATAATATGGTGAAGTCCACTCAAGTGATTGTAGAAATTTGCCGCCTTTTTTCTGAGGGAACGCGAAATTAG
- a CDS encoding AI-2E family transporter, which yields MIHKRWFQTLIAGILASLFILLIHEIQFFFAPIFTYLAAIAIPFIGGGILFYISRPVMLFLEKYKVPRLLAILSVFLLFIFIGYLITRFIAPIAQEQFSKLIETFPTMVEMVSDTINYWQQNQAIIPDQFNSAINNVIQNLESYLKQASTIMIDVVSQFIGFVFALILVPLFLFFMLKDGDKLVPFLRQFMNDRIGKSFEKLAKSMDHTLNSFIIGQLTVSVFVGMILLVGYLVIGLHYSLTLALFAMMMNVIPFVGPFLAVIPAILVALFQNPILVLYVAIIMVVAQQIEGNLVSPNVMGKALNIHPLTVITVILAAGSLAGFLGLLFAIPTYALVKTIITHFYHEWLENRAEH from the coding sequence ATGATCCATAAACGATGGTTTCAAACTTTGATCGCAGGTATTCTAGCTTCATTATTTATTTTACTCATACATGAGATTCAATTTTTCTTTGCCCCTATATTCACTTATTTAGCAGCGATAGCCATTCCGTTCATCGGCGGAGGAATCTTATTTTATATTTCAAGACCCGTAATGCTTTTCCTCGAAAAGTACAAAGTACCAAGATTACTTGCTATTTTATCCGTCTTTTTGCTTTTTATTTTCATTGGATACTTAATCACCCGCTTTATCGCCCCTATCGCTCAGGAGCAATTTTCAAAGTTAATTGAAACTTTTCCTACTATGGTGGAGATGGTTAGTGATACCATCAATTACTGGCAGCAGAATCAGGCTATCATCCCAGATCAGTTCAATAGTGCGATTAACAATGTGATCCAAAATCTAGAATCCTACTTGAAACAAGCATCTACGATCATGATTGATGTGGTCAGTCAGTTTATCGGCTTTGTTTTTGCACTGATCTTAGTCCCGTTGTTTTTGTTCTTTATGTTGAAAGATGGTGACAAGCTTGTTCCTTTTTTACGCCAATTCATGAATGATCGAATTGGCAAGAGCTTCGAAAAACTGGCAAAATCTATGGATCATACCCTGAACTCGTTCATTATCGGACAGCTTACGGTCAGTGTGTTCGTCGGAATGATTCTGCTTGTCGGCTACTTAGTGATTGGACTACATTATTCTTTAACCTTGGCACTATTCGCCATGATGATGAACGTCATCCCTTTCGTTGGACCTTTCTTAGCGGTGATCCCTGCTATTCTGGTCGCTCTATTTCAAAACCCGATTTTGGTTTTGTACGTGGCCATCATCATGGTCGTTGCTCAGCAAATTGAAGGAAACCTTGTCTCTCCTAACGTGATGGGGAAAGCTCTTAATATCCATCCGTTAACGGTCATTACAGTCATCCTTGCTGCAGGCAGTCTGGCAGGCTTCCTCGGTCTTTTGTTTGCCATACCAACCTATGCACTGGTAAAAACAATAATTACCCATTTCTATCATGAATGGCTGGAAAATAGAGCAGAGCATTAA
- a CDS encoding GNAT family N-acetyltransferase — protein MMRIEETADAAGFARQAEPLLLQKEAENNLPLGIIERWKHGSEKGSSASMLTIYKGEEPVYITLRTPPHLWILPAISTINQESLTHLAYFLYENEYEVPGVLGESDAVRWFVEAWEQCSGQSGVLHMKQGIYRLDHLKPVLKNDGELIVAEQKDYPLLVKWLTKYGYETGESFHKERAAQLAGDMISDQRMHFWQVNGTIVSMVCRARTTPNGATVNAVFTPDEYKRKGYATQAVASLTKTLLAEGYEFCALYTDLANATSNTIYKKIGYNLIGQSLVYHFAPSS, from the coding sequence ATGATGAGAATTGAAGAAACTGCAGACGCAGCTGGTTTTGCCCGGCAGGCTGAACCATTATTGTTACAGAAAGAAGCTGAGAATAACCTTCCTCTCGGCATTATCGAGCGTTGGAAGCATGGATCGGAAAAGGGTTCTTCTGCCTCTATGCTCACCATTTACAAAGGTGAAGAGCCTGTTTACATAACACTTCGAACTCCACCGCATTTGTGGATTTTGCCAGCTATATCAACCATTAATCAAGAGAGTTTGACTCATTTAGCCTATTTCCTTTATGAGAATGAATATGAAGTGCCGGGCGTACTTGGAGAGTCTGATGCGGTGCGATGGTTTGTGGAGGCGTGGGAGCAATGCAGCGGTCAATCAGGGGTTCTGCATATGAAGCAGGGCATTTATCGATTAGATCACCTCAAACCTGTTTTAAAAAACGATGGGGAGCTAATCGTAGCGGAGCAAAAGGATTACCCTCTGTTAGTAAAATGGCTTACAAAGTATGGATATGAAACAGGGGAGAGTTTTCATAAGGAACGAGCTGCTCAACTAGCAGGCGATATGATCTCTGATCAAAGAATGCACTTTTGGCAGGTGAATGGCACCATCGTATCGATGGTTTGCCGGGCTAGGACTACCCCTAATGGAGCCACAGTGAATGCTGTTTTCACCCCTGATGAATATAAACGCAAAGGTTATGCCACTCAGGCTGTCGCTTCTCTAACCAAAACATTGTTAGCGGAAGGATATGAGTTCTGTGCTTTATACACTGACTTGGCTAACGCGACCTCGAATACCATTTATAAAAAAATTGGCTACAATCTTATTGGCCAATCGCTCGTATATCATTTTGCACCCTCATCATAA
- a CDS encoding SE1832 family protein: MTRKEIEDEIAALKSDYIRIQGDLDKLEAAGANVRNAELQLARMEDQLKELKQKLAEAK, translated from the coding sequence ATGACGAGGAAAGAAATTGAGGATGAAATCGCTGCTCTCAAGTCTGATTATATACGGATACAAGGTGATCTGGATAAGCTTGAAGCAGCTGGAGCTAACGTGCGGAACGCTGAATTACAGCTGGCACGTATGGAGGATCAGTTAAAGGAACTGAAACAAAAATTAGCTGAAGCGAAATAA
- a CDS encoding cation:proton antiporter: protein MIDSLLFEVMLVGALGIGSQWVSWRFRLPAIVVMSIVGLLAGPVLGLMNPEQDFGELYSPIISLAVAVILFEGSLNLDFKEVRGLGRPVFRVVTFGAFISWILGLLAAHYMAGLSWAVAFVIAALFIVTGPTVILPLLRQSKLKPRPAKILKWEGIIVDPIGALLAVFAFEITEFIVGTNQSPTALLSFFLAAIFAVMLGYACGKGVGWMFETGYVPEYLKSPVVLMVVIACFTIADEVTHETGLLSVTAMGMTLANMHISSIADMRHFKESISLVLTSTIFVLLTASLTRETLMQIFNIEIIGFVLLMLFIVRPLSIFLSTWGTDLSRSEKILVGWIAPRGIVALTVSGYFASVLLDAGFEDASILTSLTFALVFTTVIAHGFSIGWLSKKLGLSMEGPPGVLLVGGSKFTTKLAKALQDVKVPVVISDSSWERLSSARAEGVKSYHGEILSEQTEYKVDMTPYEYMLAATEFDSYNALVCTTFVPEFGRNNLFQLSLSNREGDKLEGLVHTIGGRVLSNVGASWEELNQMVEHGYVFRRTNITEQYTYRDYLNNIDDQAIQIFVKKPSKKVEFFSEEVETRVEQGDIVVSLTPPKKEFEKIQEKLEKQRKEKEK from the coding sequence ATGATCGATTCACTGTTATTTGAAGTCATGTTAGTTGGCGCACTTGGAATTGGTTCCCAATGGGTCTCATGGCGTTTTCGATTGCCGGCCATTGTTGTTATGTCAATTGTTGGTTTACTCGCAGGGCCTGTTCTAGGGCTAATGAATCCTGAACAGGACTTTGGTGAATTATATAGCCCTATTATTTCACTCGCCGTTGCAGTGATCTTATTTGAGGGCAGTCTCAACTTAGATTTTAAAGAAGTAAGAGGACTGGGCAGGCCAGTATTCCGTGTAGTAACATTCGGTGCCTTTATCAGCTGGATACTTGGGTTACTGGCCGCACACTACATGGCTGGTTTATCATGGGCAGTTGCCTTCGTGATTGCAGCTTTATTTATTGTGACAGGACCGACGGTTATCTTGCCTTTATTAAGGCAGTCTAAACTGAAGCCCAGGCCGGCAAAGATTTTAAAATGGGAAGGAATTATCGTCGATCCGATTGGGGCACTGCTTGCTGTTTTTGCCTTTGAAATAACAGAATTTATTGTAGGAACGAATCAATCTCCAACGGCTTTGTTATCGTTCTTCCTGGCCGCCATTTTCGCGGTAATGCTCGGGTATGCTTGCGGTAAAGGAGTAGGCTGGATGTTTGAAACCGGCTATGTTCCAGAATATTTAAAATCTCCTGTCGTCCTCATGGTGGTAATAGCGTGTTTTACGATAGCTGATGAAGTGACACACGAAACAGGACTGTTATCCGTTACAGCAATGGGGATGACGCTTGCCAATATGCATATATCATCGATAGCAGACATGCGGCATTTTAAGGAAAGTATTTCACTTGTGCTAACCTCCACCATCTTTGTACTTTTAACGGCTTCTCTAACACGTGAAACATTGATGCAGATTTTTAATATCGAGATCATTGGATTTGTTCTCTTGATGTTGTTTATCGTCCGTCCGTTATCGATTTTTCTTTCCACATGGGGGACAGACCTGTCCAGGTCTGAGAAGATACTGGTTGGGTGGATCGCACCTCGAGGAATTGTTGCTTTAACCGTATCTGGTTACTTTGCAAGTGTGTTATTGGATGCAGGCTTTGAGGATGCCTCAATCTTAACATCCCTTACCTTTGCACTCGTATTTACGACTGTAATTGCCCATGGCTTTTCGATTGGGTGGTTATCGAAAAAACTCGGCCTCTCCATGGAAGGACCGCCTGGTGTGCTGCTTGTTGGCGGTAGTAAATTCACCACGAAGCTTGCTAAAGCATTACAAGATGTAAAAGTTCCTGTCGTTATAAGTGATTCTTCATGGGAGAGACTGTCATCAGCACGCGCAGAGGGTGTGAAATCCTATCACGGCGAAATTTTATCAGAACAGACGGAATATAAAGTGGATATGACACCTTATGAGTACATGCTTGCAGCTACTGAATTTGATTCGTATAACGCCTTAGTGTGTACGACGTTCGTACCTGAATTTGGCCGCAATAACTTATTTCAGTTAAGTTTAAGTAATCGTGAAGGCGACAAACTTGAAGGCCTCGTTCATACGATCGGCGGCCGTGTGCTCTCCAATGTCGGAGCTTCTTGGGAAGAACTGAACCAAATGGTTGAACATGGATATGTGTTTAGAAGAACAAATATTACGGAGCAATACACGTATAGGGATTATTTAAATAATATTGATGATCAAGCTATTCAAATCTTCGTTAAAAAGCCAAGTAAGAAAGTGGAATTCTTTAGTGAAGAAGTTGAAACGAGAGTAGAACAAGGAGATATCGTAGTTTCCTTGACTCCTCCGAAAAAAGAATTCGAAAAGATTCAAGAGAAGTTAGAAAAGCAGCGAAAAGAAAAGGAAAAGTAA
- the brnQ gene encoding branched-chain amino acid transport system II carrier protein has protein sequence MKQKDILFIGFTLFALFFGAGNLIYPVSLGIESGTSYLPAIIGFTLTGVGIPIITVVAISLVRGGAIQLAGRVHPLFGIIFISVVYLTIGPLFAIPRATSVAFESGLAPWLGESSTLGLFLFTAIFLGLVFFVSLNPSKLVDRIGQMLTPALFISIIGLVVGAFFLLDGEIQPPGEKYSSQPFFTGFVEGYLTMDAIAALAFGIITVTTFRERGISDSKMLTLRTFQAGSVAAIGLTSVYVSIGWIGAKMATEGTYENGSAILAGAANIMYGNIGTLLFGIIVALACFTTCVGLVVACGQFFSSRFKGLTYKGVALVVTIISLAIANMGLNQIVAYSVPVLVFVYPITIVLIILTFTGGIIHHSPYVYRGAILFTSVISLYDGLVAAGFPLKSVTPYIQALPFSEINLSWILPAFVGAIIGAIIHWIVTTTTSKVVTNK, from the coding sequence ATGAAACAAAAAGATATCCTGTTTATTGGCTTTACACTTTTCGCTTTATTTTTTGGAGCCGGAAACTTAATTTACCCCGTTTCACTTGGTATCGAATCTGGTACCTCTTACTTACCAGCTATAATTGGATTTACATTAACTGGAGTAGGAATACCTATCATAACCGTTGTTGCTATTTCACTTGTAAGAGGAGGGGCTATACAACTTGCAGGCCGAGTCCACCCTCTATTTGGAATTATATTCATTTCTGTTGTTTATTTAACGATCGGGCCGCTTTTCGCAATTCCAAGAGCAACGAGTGTAGCTTTTGAATCTGGACTAGCTCCATGGCTTGGTGAGTCCTCTACATTGGGATTGTTTTTATTTACCGCTATTTTTCTTGGACTAGTCTTTTTCGTAAGTTTAAATCCTTCCAAACTTGTGGATCGAATTGGTCAGATGTTAACACCTGCTTTATTTATATCTATTATTGGATTAGTCGTAGGTGCCTTCTTTTTGTTAGATGGGGAGATTCAGCCGCCTGGCGAAAAATATAGTTCACAGCCGTTTTTTACTGGTTTTGTAGAGGGATACCTGACTATGGACGCCATAGCTGCGTTGGCTTTTGGAATCATCACAGTTACCACTTTTCGTGAACGGGGAATATCTGACAGCAAGATGCTCACACTTCGCACCTTCCAGGCTGGAAGCGTTGCAGCCATCGGCTTAACTAGTGTGTATGTATCCATAGGCTGGATCGGTGCAAAAATGGCTACAGAAGGGACATATGAGAACGGTAGTGCGATTCTCGCAGGAGCTGCCAACATCATGTACGGAAACATAGGCACCCTTCTCTTCGGAATCATTGTAGCGCTGGCATGTTTTACAACTTGTGTTGGATTAGTAGTTGCCTGTGGTCAGTTTTTCAGCAGCCGATTCAAAGGTCTAACTTATAAAGGTGTCGCCTTAGTGGTAACCATTATCAGTCTGGCTATTGCAAACATGGGATTGAATCAAATCGTTGCCTATTCTGTTCCTGTGCTGGTTTTTGTTTACCCGATTACTATCGTTTTGATTATTCTTACCTTTACAGGAGGAATCATTCACCATTCGCCCTATGTGTACAGAGGAGCCATTCTGTTCACAAGTGTCATAAGTTTATACGATGGGCTCGTAGCTGCTGGATTTCCACTTAAGTCTGTAACCCCCTATATTCAGGCCCTGCCGTTTTCAGAAATAAATTTGAGCTGGATTCTGCCAGCGTTTGTCGGGGCCATTATTGGGGCTATTATTCACTGGATTGTCACTACGACAACATCCAAGGTTGTCACAAACAAATAA
- a CDS encoding NADP-dependent oxidoreductase, which translates to MKAIVIEKYGGKDQLLEKDVPEPEIKQDQVLVELHATSINPIDWKLREGYLKEKLDFDFPIILGWDAAGVIKKTGSAVQNFNVGDRVFARPETTRNGTYAEYVAVDEYLLSHLPESISFEEAAAVPLAGLTAWQCLVDFSDVAEGDHVLIHAGSGGVGHFAIQIAKAFGATVSATASGKNQEWVEKLGVDRFINYKDEDFSEVLSDVDIVLDTMGGEIQEKSYEVLKEGGRMPSIVQPPNEDTASNYGVKAGFVWLEPDGDKLSGLADLMVEGKIRPVIGHQFDFDEAGLKEAHELSETHHAKGKIVISITS; encoded by the coding sequence ATGAAGGCGATTGTAATAGAGAAGTATGGCGGGAAGGATCAGCTGTTAGAAAAAGATGTACCTGAACCAGAAATAAAGCAAGATCAAGTTTTGGTTGAACTTCACGCCACATCAATCAATCCGATCGATTGGAAATTAAGAGAAGGATATTTAAAGGAAAAATTAGATTTTGACTTTCCCATTATATTAGGTTGGGATGCAGCTGGTGTTATTAAAAAAACAGGAAGTGCTGTGCAGAACTTTAACGTCGGCGACCGTGTGTTTGCACGTCCTGAAACAACGAGAAACGGTACGTATGCCGAGTATGTCGCAGTTGATGAATATTTACTATCCCATCTTCCAGAATCGATTTCCTTTGAGGAAGCGGCAGCCGTTCCGCTTGCAGGTTTAACGGCTTGGCAATGTCTCGTTGACTTTTCCGACGTAGCGGAAGGTGATCATGTTCTCATTCACGCTGGTTCCGGCGGTGTAGGACATTTTGCTATTCAAATTGCGAAAGCATTTGGAGCTACTGTTTCGGCTACGGCTAGTGGAAAGAACCAGGAGTGGGTAGAGAAACTTGGTGTAGATCGATTTATTAATTATAAGGATGAGGATTTTTCTGAAGTCCTTAGTGACGTTGATATTGTCCTCGATACAATGGGCGGAGAAATACAAGAGAAGAGCTATGAAGTGTTGAAAGAAGGCGGCCGCATGCCATCCATCGTACAACCACCGAATGAGGACACAGCCAGTAATTATGGAGTAAAAGCCGGGTTCGTGTGGCTTGAGCCAGATGGAGACAAATTGAGCGGGCTAGCAGACCTAATGGTAGAAGGAAAAATACGGCCCGTCATTGGCCATCAATTTGACTTTGATGAAGCGGGGTTGAAGGAAGCCCACGAGCTGAGTGAAACGCATCACGCTAAAGGTAAAATTGTTATTTCTATTACATCATAA
- the recQ gene encoding DNA helicase RecQ encodes MIEQARKYLQEYYGFTSFRPGQEEAIQRVLTHQNTLAVMPTGGGKSLCYQIPGLTLEGTAIIISPLISLMKDQVDALTSYGIAATYINSSLSFEEQRSRISDMQQGRYQFVYVAPERFDSQSFFSTIKRIKLSLIAFDEAHCISQWGHDFRPSYRSIVQTLYQIPNLPVIMGLTATATQEVIQDIKQLIDVTDDSVVNTGFARSNLSFRLVKGRDKRDFILEYLEQRPHDSGIIYTATRKDADHLQNFLAKKGFSIGKYHAGMTENQRKQVQSDFVQDETTTIVATNAFGMGIDKSNVRYVIHYSMPMNIESYYQEAGRAGRDGEPGDCVLLFSGQDIHLQRFLIDQSMMGDDKKKDEYQKLQSMVNYCHTHVCLQQYILDYFADPHPHEPCGKCSNCLYEGEEQDMTREAQMVLSCVKRMGERFGAGLTAKVLRGSSDQKVLQFKFHKLSTYGILSRYTERGLTQFINFLTAEGLLSPGEGRYPTLQLTSESVSVLKGERPVKMLVETTTSDQDINYDVEKFEALRILRKELADEANLPPYVIFSDATIKELTIYLPINKREMLKIKGVGEQKFEQYGELFLEKIRPWAEETESRPKHRATESLRPSMQKKDPTDPRASYEITYDMWTGEEKTIDDIAGERGMSAQTIENHLFRSAGEGKTINWELWFNDEQEENVLMAYSKVDEKKLKPLKDALPEEFTYRLIKAVLIKHGYMK; translated from the coding sequence ATGATCGAACAGGCTAGAAAATATCTACAAGAATATTATGGATTCACCTCGTTTCGCCCTGGCCAGGAAGAAGCCATCCAGCGTGTATTGACTCATCAAAACACACTGGCTGTCATGCCGACTGGCGGAGGAAAATCGCTGTGTTATCAAATTCCCGGTCTTACTTTAGAGGGAACGGCTATCATTATTTCACCACTCATATCGCTTATGAAAGACCAAGTTGACGCCCTAACCTCTTATGGTATTGCGGCTACCTATATAAACAGTTCGCTATCCTTCGAAGAACAGCGAAGCCGTATTTCTGATATGCAGCAGGGGCGCTATCAGTTTGTCTATGTTGCTCCGGAACGATTCGATTCTCAGTCATTTTTTTCAACGATTAAAAGAATTAAATTATCACTAATCGCTTTTGATGAAGCACATTGTATCTCACAATGGGGCCATGACTTCAGACCAAGCTATCGTTCAATTGTACAAACTCTTTATCAAATTCCTAACCTTCCCGTTATTATGGGATTAACAGCAACAGCTACACAAGAAGTGATACAGGATATAAAGCAGCTTATCGACGTCACAGATGACTCAGTCGTTAACACCGGGTTTGCACGAAGCAATTTATCTTTTCGACTCGTTAAAGGACGCGACAAGCGTGACTTTATTCTTGAGTACCTGGAACAACGGCCACATGATTCAGGAATCATCTATACCGCCACTAGAAAAGATGCCGATCACCTGCAAAATTTCCTGGCTAAGAAAGGTTTTTCTATCGGGAAATATCATGCAGGGATGACTGAGAACCAACGTAAGCAAGTACAAAGTGATTTTGTTCAAGATGAAACAACTACGATTGTAGCCACCAATGCCTTTGGTATGGGGATTGACAAATCAAACGTTCGATACGTGATTCATTACTCGATGCCGATGAATATTGAATCCTATTACCAGGAAGCTGGACGTGCCGGACGTGACGGGGAGCCAGGTGATTGTGTACTGCTATTCTCCGGCCAGGATATCCACTTACAACGCTTTCTTATCGACCAATCAATGATGGGTGATGACAAGAAAAAGGATGAATACCAGAAGCTGCAGTCAATGGTCAACTATTGCCACACCCATGTGTGTCTCCAACAGTATATATTAGACTATTTTGCTGATCCTCATCCTCATGAGCCTTGTGGAAAGTGTTCCAACTGTTTATACGAAGGCGAAGAACAGGATATGACTCGAGAAGCTCAAATGGTGCTATCGTGTGTGAAACGGATGGGAGAACGGTTTGGAGCAGGTTTAACAGCCAAAGTCCTGCGTGGGTCCTCTGATCAAAAGGTGTTACAATTTAAGTTTCATAAGCTGTCCACGTATGGAATTCTATCCCGGTATACGGAGAGAGGACTTACACAGTTTATTAACTTTTTAACAGCCGAAGGTTTATTAAGTCCAGGAGAAGGAAGATATCCGACCTTACAACTCACTTCAGAGTCCGTTTCTGTTCTTAAAGGGGAAAGACCCGTAAAAATGTTAGTCGAAACTACTACTTCTGATCAGGATATCAACTATGATGTAGAAAAGTTTGAAGCTCTGCGCATTCTGCGAAAAGAGCTGGCAGATGAAGCCAACTTGCCGCCGTATGTAATCTTTTCAGATGCTACGATTAAAGAATTGACTATCTACCTTCCTATAAATAAAAGGGAAATGTTAAAAATTAAAGGGGTTGGAGAGCAGAAGTTCGAACAATATGGGGAGCTTTTTCTAGAAAAGATTCGTCCCTGGGCTGAAGAAACAGAATCACGGCCTAAACATCGGGCTACCGAATCTCTAAGGCCATCCATGCAGAAAAAGGATCCGACTGACCCAAGGGCGAGCTATGAAATTACGTATGACATGTGGACAGGTGAGGAGAAAACCATCGATGACATTGCTGGAGAACGAGGTATGAGTGCGCAGACCATAGAGAATCACCTTTTCCGTTCGGCAGGAGAAGGCAAAACGATCAATTGGGAGCTTTGGTTCAATGATGAACAAGAAGAGAACGTCCTCATGGCTTACAGCAAAGTGGATGAGAAAAAGCTAAAACCCTTAAAAGATGCCCTGCCTGAAGAATTCACATACCGATTAATAAAAGCAGTCCTTATTAAACACGGTTATATGAAATAA